A window from Fibrobacter sp. UWB11 encodes these proteins:
- the folK gene encoding 2-amino-4-hydroxy-6-hydroxymethyldihydropteridine diphosphokinase — protein MESLNRVYIALGSNLPDRSAHLKAGRDMLCRVSAGGWVESPIYETPPVGPAGQGPYFNQVVSFWYDGDPTKLLYYLKGSELILGRKDRGHWNSREVDLDLLFFGREVCAGRPTIPHPQVYNRQFVLVPLNDIAPDWVDPKTNKAVKDLLSELLQREDKIPFRVIKGEEP, from the coding sequence GTGGAATCCTTAAACAGAGTATATATAGCACTTGGAAGCAACCTTCCTGACCGCTCGGCCCACTTGAAAGCTGGGAGGGATATGCTCTGCCGCGTGAGCGCGGGTGGTTGGGTCGAAAGCCCGATTTATGAAACTCCTCCTGTTGGACCGGCTGGTCAAGGGCCTTATTTTAATCAGGTGGTGAGTTTCTGGTACGATGGTGACCCGACGAAACTCTTGTATTACTTAAAGGGTTCCGAACTTATTCTTGGGCGTAAGGACCGCGGACATTGGAATTCTAGAGAAGTAGACCTGGATTTGCTGTTCTTTGGACGTGAAGTTTGCGCAGGACGCCCGACAATTCCGCATCCGCAGGTTTACAACCGTCAGTTCGTGCTCGTGCCGTTGAACGACATTGCTCCGGACTGGGTGGACCCAAAGACGAACAAGGCCGTAAAGGACTTGCTTTCAGAACTGCTTCAGCGTGAAGATAAAATTCCGTTCCGTGTCATAAAAGGGGAGGAACCCTG
- the rho gene encoding transcription termination factor Rho: MPRTPKNQSLEQNSQEKSLTDIVYPESTGILVPEYLGTPDKLPENTEEAPQPKRRGRKPNPKTKARKEPEFEQNAQAEVEPEFQEKRQPVDGIAAAEKRLAEQYGVANIDAISEPIYTNTAPYSETSNEQLGEQTIFTAENAGEQAVQATESAPIQGEATADPNAQQQGEAQAQNGEGQDDRRFNNQNGKFQNGKFNKNNKFNKNNRNNRNFQQEEFVDDSATLPAPGSEAILKAKENWLKFRKLSMSELQELAVQKEVDFRRMRKQSLNYILQSLENEGNIIYTEGVLEVTPQGHGFLRMPDQNYQTSTDDVYVSQNLIRKFNLKIGDTIEGLVRTPREQDKYFSMRRIDRVNFEEPDKMRRRVAFEYLTPIHPEEKIHLEWNETEYSTRIMDLFSPIGKGQRSIILAPPRTGKTVLLQNVTRAIAKNHPEIILITLLIDERPEEVTEMRDIITDIKEKAAEKGIEIKAEVVASTFDEPPEHHTRVANMVLEKAKRLVESQKDVVILLDSITRFARANNVVIPHSGKILSGGVDANAMQFPKKFFGAARKIQDKIRTVKNEDGSITEEVQKNGSLTIIGTALIETGSRMDEVIFEEFKGTGNMELVLDRRIAEKRIWPAIDVFKSGTRKEERLLTLLEQNAAWNFRRGSQNETETGIMENLLKLMSKLKTNAELLAVLSKPKV; encoded by the coding sequence GTGCCCAGAACACCTAAGAATCAGAGTTTAGAACAAAATAGTCAGGAAAAGTCCTTGACCGACATCGTTTATCCCGAAAGCACAGGAATTCTAGTTCCTGAATACCTCGGCACACCCGACAAGCTCCCTGAAAATACAGAAGAAGCTCCGCAGCCGAAGCGCCGTGGCAGAAAGCCAAATCCCAAGACAAAGGCCCGCAAAGAACCCGAATTCGAACAAAACGCTCAAGCCGAAGTCGAACCTGAATTTCAAGAAAAGAGACAGCCGGTTGATGGCATTGCCGCAGCCGAAAAGCGACTCGCTGAACAATACGGCGTAGCAAACATCGACGCTATTTCTGAACCGATTTACACGAATACCGCACCTTACAGCGAAACATCGAACGAGCAACTTGGCGAACAAACAATCTTCACCGCCGAAAACGCAGGCGAGCAAGCTGTTCAAGCAACAGAATCCGCTCCGATTCAAGGTGAAGCTACAGCAGACCCGAACGCTCAACAGCAAGGTGAAGCACAGGCTCAAAACGGCGAAGGTCAAGATGACCGCCGCTTCAACAACCAAAACGGAAAATTCCAGAACGGTAAGTTCAATAAGAACAACAAGTTCAACAAGAACAACCGCAACAACCGCAATTTCCAACAAGAAGAATTTGTCGATGATTCTGCAACGCTCCCGGCTCCAGGTTCCGAAGCTATTTTAAAGGCAAAGGAAAACTGGCTCAAGTTCCGCAAGCTATCCATGAGCGAACTCCAGGAACTCGCCGTGCAAAAGGAAGTGGACTTCCGCAGAATGCGCAAGCAGTCCCTCAACTACATTTTGCAGAGCCTCGAAAACGAAGGCAATATCATTTATACGGAAGGCGTTCTCGAAGTCACGCCGCAGGGTCACGGATTCCTCCGCATGCCGGATCAGAACTACCAGACCAGCACGGATGACGTTTACGTGAGCCAAAACCTTATCCGTAAATTCAACCTCAAGATTGGCGATACGATTGAAGGCCTTGTGCGCACGCCTCGCGAACAAGATAAGTACTTCTCCATGCGCCGCATTGACCGCGTGAACTTTGAAGAACCGGACAAGATGCGCCGCCGCGTGGCATTCGAATATTTAACGCCGATTCACCCGGAAGAAAAGATCCACCTCGAATGGAACGAAACGGAATACAGCACCCGTATCATGGACTTGTTCTCCCCAATCGGTAAGGGTCAGCGCAGTATCATCCTCGCTCCTCCGCGTACCGGTAAGACCGTTCTTTTGCAGAACGTGACCCGCGCTATTGCAAAGAACCATCCTGAAATCATCCTCATCACGCTCCTCATTGACGAACGTCCGGAAGAAGTCACCGAAATGCGTGACATCATCACGGACATCAAGGAAAAGGCAGCCGAAAAGGGTATCGAAATCAAGGCCGAAGTCGTCGCCTCCACGTTCGATGAACCGCCCGAGCACCACACCCGCGTGGCAAACATGGTCTTGGAAAAGGCAAAGCGCCTCGTCGAAAGCCAGAAGGACGTCGTGATTTTGCTCGACTCCATCACGCGTTTCGCTCGTGCAAACAACGTTGTGATTCCGCACTCCGGCAAGATTTTGTCTGGCGGTGTGGATGCCAACGCCATGCAGTTCCCGAAGAAGTTCTTCGGTGCCGCCCGTAAGATTCAGGACAAGATCCGCACCGTCAAGAACGAAGACGGCTCCATCACAGAAGAAGTCCAGAAGAATGGTTCACTCACCATCATCGGTACCGCCCTTATCGAAACGGGTAGCCGCATGGACGAAGTGATCTTCGAAGAATTCAAGGGCACCGGCAACATGGAACTCGTGTTGGACCGCCGCATCGCAGAAAAGCGCATTTGGCCCGCCATTGACGTGTTCAAGTCCGGCACCCGCAAGGAAGAACGCTTGCTTACGCTTCTCGAACAGAATGCCGCTTGGAACTTCAGACGCGGTAGCCAGAACGAGACGGAAACAGGCATCATGGAGAACCTGCTTAAGCTCATGAGTAAGCTCAAGACCAACGCAGAACTCCTCGCCGTTCTCTCCAAACCGAAAGTCTAA
- the proC gene encoding pyrroline-5-carboxylate reductase — MNNTIFFAGTGNMGGAILRGLLNAGTDAKNIFFFDPSDKAAEAVSALGCVRVSSFAEGIEKANVTFLCVKPQIFKLVAAEWKAAAATLKSEKTFISIMAGVVRKSLIEVLGEKNQVLRVMPNLPLTVGKGSVGLATDGVSEATLKIAEEIFGNIGVTCRVAESLMDAVTGLSGSAPAYVFEFIEGLTRGGVKAGLTRDVALKLALGTIEGSVELVKQSGKSPSDLCAMVCSPAGTTIAGIDALEEGAFRSTLIKAVVAGTNRSKELGK; from the coding sequence ATGAACAATACGATTTTCTTTGCCGGTACTGGTAACATGGGCGGAGCCATCCTCCGCGGTCTTTTGAACGCAGGCACAGATGCCAAGAACATTTTCTTCTTTGATCCAAGCGACAAGGCTGCCGAAGCCGTAAGCGCCCTCGGTTGTGTCCGCGTTTCTAGCTTTGCCGAAGGTATCGAAAAAGCAAACGTCACGTTCCTCTGCGTCAAGCCGCAGATTTTCAAGCTCGTCGCTGCCGAATGGAAGGCTGCAGCAGCAACGCTCAAAAGCGAAAAGACCTTCATCAGCATCATGGCTGGCGTTGTCCGCAAGAGCCTCATCGAAGTTCTTGGCGAAAAGAATCAGGTTCTCCGCGTGATGCCGAACTTGCCGCTTACCGTTGGCAAGGGCTCTGTGGGCCTTGCTACCGACGGAGTTTCCGAAGCAACGCTCAAGATTGCAGAAGAAATCTTCGGTAACATCGGTGTGACCTGCCGCGTTGCAGAATCCCTCATGGATGCTGTTACTGGACTTTCCGGCAGCGCTCCGGCATACGTCTTTGAATTCATCGAAGGACTTACCCGCGGTGGAGTGAAGGCTGGCCTCACCCGCGATGTCGCCCTCAAGCTCGCCCTCGGCACTATCGAAGGTAGCGTTGAACTCGTCAAGCAGTCCGGCAAGAGCCCCAGCGACCTCTGCGCTATGGTCTGCTCTCCGGCCGGCACGACAATTGCAGGCATCGACGCTCTCGAAGAAGGTGCATTCCGCAGCACGCTTATCAAGGCTGTTGTCGCCGGCACGAACCGCAGCAAGGAACTGGGCAAGTAA
- a CDS encoding sigma-54-dependent Fis family transcriptional regulator produces MQSSIDFFTKETATSSFILDVLSSVDNKVDVHSPLNDDVSEIANALRATLAPIVIWDLDSFTAKNAELLSELREYNPDSMILAYAESPEKHTNISSKLYDAILSTEALRLHLMSKISRLKEIYNAKRIFRERMSHLVGKSEAMQRLRKNVERAILHTGPVLIQGESGVGKDLIARAIACVYDKFVTVNCSAIPEALFESELFGHTRGAFTGAQNERIGLFEDANGGAIFLDEIGDMPLHAQVKLLRVIQNHEIRPIGANKTRHIDVRIIAATNRDLKEEIFEKRFREDLYYRLNVIPMQLSPLRDRKEDIEDLANYFIRQYAPAGEPYTLSPEALKKLQNHNWPGNIRELENVIQRALCFTDPGVLRPEDLQIDEDNHKKTDFSSASHAAIKAFNADSYDDFRDMQLDEEREFLKATIRNCDGSVSLAAERLRMNRTALYNRLARLGLSVKNVQF; encoded by the coding sequence GTGCAATCTTCCATCGATTTTTTCACAAAAGAAACTGCAACATCCTCGTTCATCTTGGATGTGCTTTCTTCTGTGGACAACAAAGTCGATGTTCATTCGCCCCTAAATGACGATGTCTCCGAAATAGCAAACGCGCTCCGCGCTACACTTGCCCCCATCGTCATTTGGGACTTAGATTCCTTTACTGCAAAAAATGCAGAACTGCTTTCGGAGCTTCGCGAATACAATCCGGACTCCATGATTCTCGCCTATGCAGAATCACCCGAAAAGCACACAAACATTTCAAGCAAGCTCTACGACGCCATTCTCTCGACCGAAGCGCTCCGTTTACACTTGATGAGCAAAATTTCGCGTCTCAAGGAAATCTATAACGCAAAGCGCATTTTCCGTGAAAGAATGTCGCACCTCGTCGGTAAGAGCGAAGCAATGCAACGTTTGCGCAAGAACGTCGAACGCGCTATTTTGCACACAGGCCCCGTACTCATCCAAGGAGAATCTGGAGTCGGCAAAGATCTCATTGCTCGCGCCATCGCCTGCGTTTACGACAAATTCGTCACAGTCAACTGTAGCGCCATTCCCGAAGCGCTATTTGAGAGCGAACTTTTCGGCCACACACGCGGAGCGTTCACTGGAGCACAAAACGAACGCATCGGGCTTTTCGAAGATGCGAACGGCGGTGCCATATTCCTCGACGAAATCGGTGACATGCCGTTGCACGCTCAAGTCAAGCTTTTGCGTGTCATCCAGAATCACGAAATCCGCCCCATCGGAGCCAACAAAACCCGCCACATAGACGTACGCATTATCGCTGCCACGAACCGCGATTTGAAAGAAGAAATTTTCGAGAAACGATTCCGCGAAGACCTTTATTACCGTCTGAACGTTATCCCGATGCAGCTTTCACCGCTCCGCGATCGAAAAGAAGACATCGAAGATCTCGCCAATTACTTTATCCGCCAATATGCGCCCGCAGGCGAACCGTACACGCTCTCGCCCGAAGCCTTGAAAAAACTTCAAAATCACAATTGGCCAGGCAACATCCGTGAACTTGAAAACGTCATTCAACGCGCGCTCTGCTTTACGGACCCCGGCGTTTTAAGGCCCGAAGACCTGCAAATTGACGAAGACAACCACAAAAAAACAGATTTTTCAAGCGCTAGCCACGCGGCAATCAAAGCATTCAACGCCGATAGCTATGATGATTTTCGCGACATGCAACTCGACGAAGAACGAGAATTTCTAAAAGCAACTATCCGCAATTGCGATGGTTCCGTAAGCCTTGCCGCCGAGCGGCTTCGCATGAACCGCACCGCACTTTACAACCGTCTTGCACGCCTTGGCTTAAGCGTCAAAAACGTTCAATTTTAA
- a CDS encoding TraB/GumN family protein gives MNRRYILFALLCAYWTSCLIACSGTSKKNEVQPESKHFLWKISDENSSVWVLGSIHLADSSLYPLAPVIDSAFARAEELAVEINMNDEEVAKEIGKESVSQGMLEDKLLRDILPPEMWKSLDSLCAVWDIPMVVFEKMRPWLVATTLSAYAFEQAGLNPEYGIDYVLLDRAASDGKAIVDLETAEEQISALADTTESDSAGVYYLKTTLREIAEFETLVKNLIHAWKTGDDDLLRSLLNKDDEEYESEESSSSDQKFKDEIEQRIYVNRNAKMAESIAAFLREDRNVFVVVGVAHLALEKDNVIDALRKRGFKIERF, from the coding sequence ATGAATAGACGATACATTTTGTTTGCTTTGCTTTGTGCGTATTGGACATCTTGTTTAATCGCATGTTCGGGAACTTCAAAAAAAAATGAAGTCCAGCCTGAAAGCAAACATTTTTTGTGGAAAATTTCTGATGAAAATTCTTCGGTGTGGGTGCTGGGGAGTATCCATTTGGCGGATTCCTCGCTTTATCCGCTTGCACCTGTGATTGATTCTGCGTTTGCTCGTGCTGAGGAACTTGCTGTTGAAATCAACATGAACGATGAAGAAGTCGCGAAAGAGATTGGTAAGGAATCGGTTTCTCAGGGAATGCTTGAAGATAAGTTGCTCCGTGATATATTGCCGCCAGAAATGTGGAAGTCTTTAGATAGCCTTTGTGCGGTCTGGGATATTCCTATGGTGGTATTTGAAAAAATGCGCCCCTGGCTTGTAGCGACAACGCTTAGTGCGTATGCATTTGAACAGGCTGGATTGAATCCTGAATACGGGATTGACTATGTGCTTTTGGATAGAGCGGCGTCAGATGGCAAGGCTATTGTGGACTTGGAAACTGCGGAAGAACAGATTAGCGCACTTGCTGATACAACGGAATCGGATTCGGCGGGTGTGTATTACTTAAAGACAACCTTGCGAGAAATTGCTGAATTTGAAACGCTTGTGAAAAACTTGATTCACGCCTGGAAAACGGGTGATGACGATTTGTTGCGTAGCTTGTTGAACAAAGATGATGAAGAATACGAAAGCGAGGAATCGTCTTCTAGCGATCAGAAGTTCAAGGATGAAATTGAACAACGTATTTATGTGAACCGCAATGCAAAAATGGCGGAGTCCATTGCGGCATTTTTGCGTGAGGATAGAAACGTTTTTGTAGTTGTTGGCGTTGCGCATTTGGCGCTTGAAAAGGATAACGTCATAGACGCTTTGCGCAAACGCGGCTTTAAAATTGAACGTTTTTGA
- a CDS encoding TraB/GumN family protein — translation MMNKLQLLRSFLATCLIFSFITILVACSESSTPSAPSESWGEKHFLWKVSDENSSVWLLGSIHIADASFYPLPSVIDSAFATASELAVELNTSDEKVMNDLQWQVKVRGELAGEKLRDVLPAELWNSLDSVCKSWGLPISAFETKRPWVVASTISTYAYMMAGMKTEYGIDNVFIKNANASGKPIISLETVEEQIDALAGYSYSDSAGICFLKSTMRELPKARTMMRDLVHAWKSGDDELLNLLLSEDNTEDYTPSELQFMEELTQHILVDRNANMADSVASFLRDDRNVFVVVGTAHLAFEKNNVIENLRNRGYIIERY, via the coding sequence ATGATGAATAAATTACAATTACTTCGTTCGTTTCTTGCCACATGTTTGATATTTAGTTTTATTACAATCTTGGTGGCGTGCTCGGAGTCCTCAACACCATCGGCTCCGTCGGAATCATGGGGCGAAAAACATTTCTTGTGGAAAGTGTCTGATGAAAATTCTTCTGTGTGGCTGTTGGGAAGTATCCATATAGCAGATGCTTCGTTTTATCCGCTCCCTTCGGTGATTGATTCGGCTTTTGCGACCGCAAGTGAACTTGCTGTTGAACTAAATACAAGTGATGAAAAAGTTATGAATGACCTTCAATGGCAGGTGAAAGTGCGGGGAGAACTTGCCGGGGAAAAGTTGCGGGATGTATTGCCTGCGGAATTGTGGAACTCTTTAGATAGTGTTTGTAAGTCTTGGGGCTTGCCTATAAGTGCTTTTGAAACGAAACGCCCCTGGGTGGTTGCTTCGACAATCAGCACTTATGCGTATATGATGGCAGGAATGAAAACGGAATATGGAATTGACAATGTGTTTATAAAAAATGCAAATGCGAGTGGCAAACCTATCATCAGTTTAGAAACTGTTGAGGAACAGATTGATGCTCTTGCTGGTTATTCGTATTCGGATTCGGCAGGCATCTGTTTTTTGAAGTCAACCATGCGTGAACTTCCCAAAGCTAGAACTATGATGAGGGATCTTGTACACGCATGGAAATCTGGCGATGATGAATTGTTGAATCTTTTGTTGAGTGAAGATAATACAGAAGATTATACGCCAAGCGAATTGCAATTTATGGAAGAATTGACGCAACATATTCTTGTAGATCGTAATGCGAACATGGCTGATTCTGTTGCAAGTTTTTTGCGTGACGATCGAAATGTTTTTGTCGTAGTGGGTACAGCTCATTTGGCTTTTGAAAAAAATAATGTGATTGAAAACCTTAGAAATCGTGGCTATATTATTGAACGCTACTAA
- a CDS encoding ABC transporter ATP-binding protein: MTNVESQNALLECKDLLVGYGKALETMKSPFDFSLSSGTVVALMGENGCGKSSLLKTFAGLLSPVAGEVSLEGKTLTEWAPRERAQAISLVRMSSAVPPRMSVSEFVRLGRSPYSGIFDSRTDEDNRIVKESMDLLDVAAFANRPIAELSDGERSRVFLAEAVAQQVKVLLLDEPNAFLDIPRSHALFRLLKKIAMERQMGIIVSTHSVEYAERYCDKMMVVNGGTVRVAPTADARKTGLLDWTETFE; this comes from the coding sequence ATGACGAATGTTGAATCGCAGAACGCTTTGTTGGAATGTAAGGATTTGCTTGTCGGCTATGGTAAGGCGCTTGAAACAATGAAAAGCCCGTTTGATTTTTCACTCTCGTCGGGAACGGTTGTTGCTTTGATGGGCGAGAATGGTTGCGGCAAAAGTTCGTTGTTGAAAACTTTTGCTGGTTTGCTTTCGCCGGTGGCAGGCGAGGTTTCGCTAGAGGGCAAAACGCTTACAGAGTGGGCTCCGCGTGAACGTGCTCAGGCTATTTCGCTTGTGCGGATGTCGAGCGCGGTACCGCCTCGCATGAGTGTGAGCGAATTTGTGCGCTTGGGACGTTCGCCGTATTCTGGAATTTTTGACAGCCGTACGGATGAAGATAACCGCATTGTCAAAGAATCGATGGATCTTTTGGATGTTGCTGCTTTTGCAAATCGTCCGATTGCTGAATTGAGTGATGGTGAACGCAGCCGTGTGTTTTTGGCGGAAGCGGTCGCGCAACAGGTAAAGGTTTTGTTGCTTGACGAACCGAATGCGTTCTTGGATATTCCGCGTAGTCATGCGCTGTTCCGTCTGCTCAAGAAAATTGCTATGGAACGTCAAATGGGCATTATTGTTTCGACTCATTCTGTGGAATACGCGGAACGCTATTGCGATAAAATGATGGTTGTGAATGGAGGTACTGTGCGTGTGGCGCCTACAGCCGATGCTCGAAAAACGGGCTTGTTAGATTGGACGGAAACTTTCGAATAA
- a CDS encoding iron ABC transporter permease has translation MIGFIALVILIVLLCVATLCFGAVNIPFSSVVQALFSPGADVSSNILWNLRIPRMIAAILAGASLAVSGLSLQTVFRNPLAGPFVLGISSGASLGVALALLAGIGFGSVGVLGSAALGALLVTLVVMFAATRFAQTGVLLIVGLLTGYFIDSIVSVLIAGNSSESLRVYVAWGMGSFGRVTLGDVWIFVAAVLVGLVMIGVSLRYLNAALLGDDFAHGLGLNVKCSKICVLLGASLLAGATTAFCGPVAFIGIAVPHLAYLLFKTTNHRVLLPGAALCGMALALLGGLFPASVPLNAVLSLVGVPVIMWVLVRGSGSRI, from the coding sequence TTGATTGGTTTTATAGCGTTGGTGATTTTGATTGTGTTGCTGTGCGTAGCGACGCTTTGCTTTGGTGCGGTGAATATCCCGTTTTCGTCGGTGGTGCAGGCGCTGTTTAGCCCAGGTGCGGATGTTTCGTCGAACATCTTGTGGAACTTGAGAATCCCGCGAATGATTGCGGCGATTTTGGCGGGTGCATCGCTTGCTGTGTCGGGCTTGTCGCTACAGACGGTATTCCGGAATCCGCTCGCGGGGCCGTTTGTACTTGGCATTAGCAGTGGCGCAAGTCTCGGTGTGGCGCTTGCGCTTTTGGCGGGTATTGGCTTTGGAAGTGTGGGCGTGCTGGGTTCGGCGGCGCTCGGGGCTTTGCTTGTGACACTTGTTGTGATGTTTGCGGCGACGCGTTTTGCGCAGACGGGCGTGCTTTTGATTGTTGGGCTTTTAACGGGGTACTTTATCGATTCGATTGTAAGCGTCTTGATTGCAGGGAACTCTTCGGAATCGTTGCGCGTTTATGTAGCGTGGGGCATGGGAAGCTTTGGGCGCGTGACGCTTGGTGATGTCTGGATTTTTGTGGCCGCTGTGCTTGTGGGATTAGTGATGATTGGCGTTTCATTGCGGTATTTGAATGCTGCGCTTTTGGGAGATGATTTTGCACATGGGCTTGGGCTGAACGTGAAGTGTTCTAAGATTTGTGTGTTACTTGGGGCGAGCCTTTTGGCGGGTGCGACAACCGCTTTTTGCGGGCCGGTGGCGTTCATCGGAATTGCGGTGCCGCATTTAGCTTATTTGCTTTTCAAGACGACAAATCATCGTGTGCTTTTGCCGGGGGCTGCTTTGTGTGGAATGGCGCTTGCGCTTTTGGGTGGACTTTTCCCGGCCTCGGTGCCGCTGAATGCAGTGCTTTCTCTGGTGGGTGTTCCTGTGATTATGTGGGTTCTTGTGCGCGGTTCCGGTTCGCGGATTTAG
- the nspC gene encoding carboxynorspermidine decarboxylase produces the protein MLDYSQVPSPCFVLDETRLRRNMEILDDIQKKTGVKIICALKGYSFWRSFPLIGEYLAGATASSLNEARLAREEMNKEVHVFAPVYEDDEIDAILDAADHITFNSFSQWQRFKDKTLAHGVSAGIRVNPEFSTVETDIYNPCGKYSRLGVTEKEFKPELLDGIDGLHFHALCEQDADALEGVLAAFEKHFGKYLPQMKWVNFGGGHHITRKDYHRDELVRILKDFSARYPHLQVIMEPGEAIGWQTGELVASVGDIVHNEMDIAILNVSISAHMPDCLEMPYRPSIIGAAFPGEKAHTYKLTGNSCLAGDQLGDFSFDEPLKVGDHIIFEDMIHYTMVKTTFFNGVRHPSIGKFDENGKFHLLHKFTYEQFKEKL, from the coding sequence ATGCTCGACTATTCTCAAGTTCCAAGTCCCTGTTTCGTACTTGACGAAACGCGTCTCCGCCGCAACATGGAAATCCTCGACGATATCCAGAAAAAGACCGGTGTTAAAATCATCTGCGCCCTCAAGGGTTACAGCTTCTGGCGTTCCTTCCCGCTCATCGGCGAATACCTCGCCGGCGCCACCGCCTCTAGCCTCAACGAAGCCCGCCTCGCACGCGAAGAGATGAACAAGGAAGTCCACGTCTTTGCACCCGTCTACGAAGACGACGAAATCGACGCCATCCTCGATGCAGCGGACCACATCACGTTCAACAGCTTTTCGCAGTGGCAGCGTTTCAAGGATAAGACGCTTGCCCACGGCGTCAGTGCCGGCATCCGCGTGAACCCGGAATTTTCGACAGTAGAAACCGACATTTACAACCCTTGCGGTAAATATTCCCGCCTCGGCGTGACCGAAAAAGAATTCAAGCCCGAACTCCTCGACGGCATTGACGGTCTCCACTTCCATGCACTTTGCGAACAAGACGCTGACGCTCTCGAAGGCGTTCTCGCCGCATTTGAAAAGCATTTCGGCAAGTATCTCCCGCAAATGAAGTGGGTGAACTTCGGCGGTGGCCACCACATCACCCGCAAGGACTACCACCGCGACGAACTCGTGCGCATTCTCAAGGATTTCTCCGCACGTTACCCGCACTTGCAGGTCATCATGGAACCGGGCGAAGCCATCGGCTGGCAGACCGGAGAACTCGTCGCAAGCGTTGGCGACATCGTCCACAACGAAATGGACATCGCCATACTCAACGTTTCCATCAGCGCCCACATGCCGGACTGCCTCGAAATGCCGTATCGTCCGAGCATCATCGGCGCCGCATTCCCTGGCGAAAAGGCTCACACGTACAAGCTCACGGGCAATTCCTGCCTCGCAGGCGACCAGCTCGGGGACTTCTCTTTCGACGAACCGCTCAAGGTCGGTGACCACATTATCTTCGAAGACATGATCCACTACACCATGGTCAAGACCACGTTCTTCAACGGCGTACGTCATCCGAGCATCGGCAAGTTCGACGAAAACGGCAAGTTCCACCTGCTGCACAAATTCACGTACGAGCAGTTTAAAGAGAAACTATAA
- the tsaE gene encoding tRNA (adenosine(37)-N6)-threonylcarbamoyltransferase complex ATPase subunit type 1 TsaE yields the protein MHFSSEDDTYNWALEFAKELKVGDKVALYGNLGAGKTVISRGICKGLGFEGTVCSPTYTILHEYPNNPPIFHFDLYRLEGGADLYEVGMDPDYLESGISLIEWPERLEENDAGITHVVKIQIVSETEREITVEKVSRD from the coding sequence ATGCATTTTTCATCCGAAGACGACACATACAACTGGGCGCTTGAATTTGCCAAGGAACTCAAGGTCGGCGACAAGGTCGCCCTCTACGGGAACCTCGGTGCAGGCAAGACCGTCATCAGCCGCGGCATCTGCAAAGGTCTCGGCTTCGAAGGCACAGTCTGCTCCCCGACCTACACCATCCTCCACGAATACCCGAACAACCCGCCCATTTTCCACTTCGACCTGTACCGTCTCGAAGGCGGTGCAGACCTTTATGAAGTCGGCATGGACCCGGACTACCTCGAAAGCGGCATCAGCCTCATCGAATGGCCCGAGCGCCTAGAAGAAAACGACGCAGGCATCACCCACGTCGTTAAAATCCAAATCGTTTCCGAGACCGAACGCGAAATTACAGTTGAAAAGGTTTCTAGGGATTAG